One window of the Sulfitobacter sp. HNIBRBA3233 genome contains the following:
- a CDS encoding ABC transporter substrate-binding protein, giving the protein MTRLTRRQTLAGMTALAATGLAAPAIASNRKITLGALRFTSHAGTFVAAERNYFAEAGLDVEMKFFQAAQPMAVAIASGDVDYAVTAISGGLVSLADKGAIKVIGGALQEEEGIDGQKFLVSDAAFKAGITAPGMLDGKSFGMTTAGSSFHYMGSKMAQAEGISLSFKPLQKVGAIIGALKTGQIDAWSIVPHIAKPLAGSGAVHMIGNVSDYLPDYQVTTVFTSTKNASEEAEMTKAYLAAYSKGVADYNATMIAKDGGDAGIDEMVDLLHKYVYTDRPRDEAAPSIINGTMRLSEGAALNVASVRDQLEWFQSEGLVDADIPLDALVDTSYVQTSGA; this is encoded by the coding sequence ATGACACGACTGACACGACGCCAGACACTCGCCGGCATGACCGCGCTGGCCGCAACCGGGCTTGCCGCCCCCGCCATCGCCAGCAACCGCAAGATCACGCTGGGCGCCCTGCGCTTTACCAGCCACGCAGGCACATTCGTCGCCGCCGAGCGCAATTACTTCGCCGAGGCGGGGCTGGACGTGGAGATGAAATTCTTTCAGGCCGCACAGCCCATGGCCGTCGCCATCGCCTCGGGCGATGTCGACTATGCAGTGACCGCCATCTCGGGCGGGCTGGTATCCCTGGCCGACAAGGGCGCGATCAAGGTGATAGGCGGTGCGCTGCAGGAGGAGGAGGGCATCGACGGCCAGAAATTCCTCGTTTCCGACGCGGCTTTCAAGGCCGGGATCACGGCACCGGGCATGCTCGACGGGAAATCCTTCGGGATGACCACGGCGGGATCCTCGTTCCACTACATGGGATCGAAGATGGCGCAGGCCGAAGGCATCTCGCTGTCGTTCAAACCCTTGCAGAAGGTGGGCGCGATCATCGGTGCGCTGAAGACCGGCCAGATCGACGCCTGGTCCATCGTGCCGCATATCGCCAAGCCGCTTGCTGGCTCCGGCGCGGTGCACATGATCGGGAATGTGTCGGACTATCTGCCCGACTATCAGGTCACGACCGTCTTCACCTCGACCAAGAACGCGTCGGAAGAAGCCGAGATGACAAAGGCCTATCTTGCCGCCTACTCCAAGGGGGTCGCGGATTACAACGCCACCATGATCGCCAAGGACGGCGGCGACGCGGGCATCGACGAGATGGTCGATCTTCTGCACAAATACGTCTACACCGACCGTCCCCGTGACGAGGCGGCGCCGTCGATCATCAACGGCACCATGCGGCTGAGCGAGGGGGCGGCACTCAACGTGGCGTCGGTGCGCGACCAGCTGGAATGGTTCCAGTCCGAGGGTCTGGTAGATGCCGATATTCCGCTCGACGCGCTGGTCGATACGTCTTACGTCCAGACATCAGGCGCTTGA